Proteins encoded together in one Cyanobacterium sp. T60_A2020_053 window:
- the dusB gene encoding tRNA dihydrouridine synthase DusB, which yields MSELLTKLSQPLKIGNVTLNSRVFQSPLSGVTDLVFRRLVRRYAPSAMTYTEMVNATELQHFKTLPRIMEIDPDEQPISIQLFDCRPDFMAQAARLAVAEGAKTIDINMGCPVNKITKKGGGSRLLRQPDIAEALVKEVRNAVDVPVTVKTRLGWNDEEINIIEFAQRMQNAGAQMITIHGRTRAQGYTGKARWELIGAVKQNLDIPVIANGDIFSWQDALRCLTMTGADGVMCSRGTLGYPFLVGEIDYFLHTGQILPQPTIKERLNCAKEHLIGLWEYKGYRGILQSRKHLSWYCKGFEGAGELRDRCSRIESVTEGLQLLDDAIAMLNH from the coding sequence ATGTCCGAATTATTAACAAAATTATCACAACCTCTGAAAATAGGTAACGTTACCCTAAATAGTCGAGTATTTCAATCGCCCTTATCGGGGGTGACAGATTTAGTTTTTCGCCGTTTGGTGAGACGTTACGCGCCCTCCGCCATGACTTATACGGAAATGGTCAATGCCACAGAATTACAGCATTTCAAGACATTACCGAGGATCATGGAAATCGATCCTGATGAGCAACCTATCAGTATTCAATTATTTGATTGTCGCCCTGATTTTATGGCACAAGCAGCGCGCCTCGCCGTAGCAGAAGGGGCGAAAACTATCGATATAAATATGGGTTGCCCTGTGAATAAGATTACCAAAAAAGGCGGAGGCTCACGTTTATTGCGACAACCGGATATTGCCGAAGCCTTAGTAAAAGAGGTTAGAAACGCCGTTGATGTGCCGGTGACGGTGAAAACTCGTCTCGGTTGGAATGATGAGGAAATCAATATTATTGAGTTTGCCCAAAGAATGCAAAACGCTGGGGCGCAAATGATTACCATTCACGGGCGCACGAGGGCGCAGGGTTACACGGGTAAGGCACGATGGGAGTTAATCGGTGCAGTGAAACAAAATCTTGATATTCCCGTTATTGCCAATGGCGATATTTTTTCGTGGCAAGATGCTTTACGTTGCTTAACGATGACGGGCGCTGATGGGGTCATGTGTTCTCGTGGTACACTGGGTTATCCTTTTTTGGTGGGGGAAATTGATTATTTTTTGCACACGGGGCAAATTCTTCCTCAACCTACCATTAAAGAGCGTTTAAACTGTGCCAAAGAGCATTTAATCGGCTTATGGGAGTATAAAGGTTATAGGGGGATTTTACAATCTCGGAAGCATCTCAGTTGGTATTGTAAAGGGTTTGAGGGCGCTGGGGAATTGCGAGATCGATGTTCTCGTATTGAATCAGTCACGGAAGGGTTACAATTATTGGACGATGCTATCGCAATGCTAAATCATTAG
- a CDS encoding pentapeptide repeat-containing protein, with product MLISDILKKYNEGFRDFREINLSKSNLSGMKLSYANLSHSKLTEAQLAWSDLERCFLVESDLRGAFLYGANLSFVKLKEAVLIEADLTKANLSGAQLHKVDLQGATLSGAVLTWVSLYMANLPSVNLCGANLSGVNLRGANLEGANLNWSNLDGARLSGANLKGAKLYGIKLKGAFLNGLDLHSVNFSGMNLENAKMSGMKLYGTDLSGSNLDSAYMRRSVLDQANLKNASLKQGQLKGAQFVQANLMKSNLMETDLRTADLSYTNLNFANLTGADLSDANFHGAYLWGACLNGAILRGANLTGANLRDADLSGVDLSEAILTGATMPDGKVHF from the coding sequence ATGTTAATTAGTGATATATTAAAAAAATATAACGAGGGTTTTAGGGATTTTCGGGAGATAAATCTCAGTAAAAGTAACCTCAGTGGTATGAAATTAAGTTATGCCAACCTATCCCATTCTAAGTTAACAGAAGCGCAGTTGGCATGGTCAGATTTAGAGCGTTGTTTTCTTGTGGAATCGGATTTGCGTGGTGCTTTTTTATATGGTGCTAATCTTAGCTTTGTGAAGTTGAAAGAGGCGGTATTGATTGAAGCTGATTTGACTAAGGCGAATTTGAGTGGTGCGCAGTTACACAAGGTTGATTTACAGGGTGCAACTTTAAGCGGTGCTGTGTTAACTTGGGTAAGTCTTTATATGGCAAATTTACCTTCTGTGAATCTTTGTGGCGCTAATTTGTCGGGAGTGAATTTGCGTGGTGCTAATTTGGAGGGCGCTAATTTGAATTGGAGTAATCTTGACGGCGCCCGTCTCAGTGGCGCTAACCTAAAAGGTGCTAAACTATACGGCATTAAGCTCAAAGGTGCTTTTCTTAATGGTTTGGATTTACATAGCGTCAATTTTAGTGGGATGAATTTGGAAAATGCTAAAATGAGTGGCATGAAACTTTACGGCACTGATTTAAGTGGTAGTAACCTTGATTCTGCTTATATGCGCCGTAGTGTATTGGATCAAGCTAATCTGAAAAATGCTAGTTTAAAACAAGGGCAGTTGAAAGGTGCGCAGTTTGTTCAAGCTAATTTGATGAAAAGTAACCTCATGGAAACTGATTTGCGCACGGCAGATTTAAGTTACACCAATCTTAATTTTGCTAATTTGACGGGCGCTGATTTAAGCGATGCTAATTTTCATGGTGCTTATTTATGGGGCGCTTGTTTGAATGGGGCAATTTTAAGGGGCGCTAATTTGACGGGCGCTAATCTTCGGGATGCTGATTTATCTGGAGTGGATTTGTCTGAAGCTATTTTGACGGGCGCTACTATGCCTGATGGCAAAGTTCATTTTTAA
- a CDS encoding rhomboid family intramembrane serine protease, which produces MRENMSSSEEMKAFVKELRSQFKIIATFLVIFWAVEIINQAYFGNRLNYLGITPRNFVGLRGIILAPFLHVNFAHLLSNTPPFAILAWFVMLQNTKDFYIVSAISALVSGVGVWLFAKPYSVTMGVSGVIFGYLGFLLMRGYFQRNAPSIALSLIVIFLYGGMIWGVLPSSPNISWLGHLFGFVGGVGAAKVVTK; this is translated from the coding sequence ATGAGGGAAAATATGAGTAGCAGTGAAGAGATGAAGGCTTTTGTTAAGGAGTTACGCAGTCAGTTTAAAATTATCGCTACTTTTTTGGTAATTTTTTGGGCTGTAGAAATTATCAATCAGGCTTATTTTGGTAATCGTCTAAATTATTTGGGTATTACCCCTCGCAATTTTGTCGGTTTGAGGGGAATTATTCTCGCGCCCTTCCTCCATGTTAATTTTGCTCATCTTTTGAGTAATACTCCGCCTTTTGCCATATTAGCTTGGTTTGTGATGCTTCAAAATACCAAAGATTTTTACATCGTTAGTGCCATTTCTGCTTTGGTGAGTGGCGTTGGAGTGTGGTTATTTGCCAAACCTTATTCTGTGACCATGGGTGTTAGTGGTGTTATCTTTGGTTATCTGGGTTTTCTCTTGATGCGCGGTTACTTTCAGCGTAATGCGCCCTCCATCGCTCTTTCTCTCATCGTGATTTTCCTTTATGGTGGTATGATTTGGGGGGTTTTACCTTCTAGCCCCAATATTTCTTGGTTAGGACATTTATTCGGTTTTGTCGGGGGGGTGGGCGCTGCCAAAGTCGTTACTAAATGA
- a CDS encoding GNAT family N-acetyltransferase, translated as MISFRLVFPSEFDLLREIYRQSVLKLAPSLYTPEQVIAWAKAPSHRNKFYEFIFSPATYVILQENQVIGFCGLRDDGHIASFYLHPDFTRQGYGTKLLKYVLNQGKAKGIKRFYTEASFFSHAVFTRCGFRVIEMETVKYDEIFFTRYKMELVLSS; from the coding sequence ATGATTTCATTTCGTTTAGTTTTCCCCAGTGAATTTGACTTATTGAGAGAAATATATCGCCAATCGGTATTGAAACTAGCGCCCTCCCTCTATACACCAGAACAAGTGATCGCCTGGGCAAAAGCGCCCTCCCACCGTAATAAGTTCTACGAATTTATTTTTTCTCCAGCAACTTATGTTATCTTGCAGGAAAATCAAGTTATTGGTTTTTGCGGTTTAAGAGATGATGGACATATTGCCTCTTTTTATCTTCATCCCGATTTTACTCGGCAAGGATATGGTACAAAATTACTAAAATATGTTTTAAATCAAGGTAAAGCAAAGGGAATTAAACGATTTTATACAGAAGCAAGTTTTTTTTCTCATGCCGTTTTTACTCGTTGCGGTTTTAGAGTAATAGAAATGGAAACGGTCAAATATGACGAGATATTTTTTACAAGGTATAAAATGGAGTTAGTTTTATCATCATGA